The genome window CGTCATAGAACAAAAAAAGAGCTCCCCCACTTATAGCACATTAAACATGCTTCATAAGGGTGCTCTCATATCCATTTAACCACCTATTCCATTCAAGCCATCATCTGCACACACGTCTACTTCACTTCCAATACCCGCCGACCTGAAGCAAATTGAGCAAAATAGGTCTGTGCTTCGCCTGAACACGTTCCATCTCGGCCACCAGAGCCTTGAAGTGACGTTTGGTCCCCATTGAATCATGCAGACGATAACACATCAGGGGTTCATTGTAATAGAACAGCTCATACATCGGAAACAGTCGCAACCACATCTCGTAGTCATGAGTGTAGCGAAAATCAGTATCGAACAAGCCAAACCGCTCAAATGCATCCATCTCCAACATGACGGTACAGCCATTGATCGGACAACCTTCAAGCAGTACCTGCAACATCTCCAGACGACTGCCCACTTCCGGATGCACCGTATCCAACCACTCACTCTTCTCATTCACATAGTGGTAGGCACCATGACAGAATGAAGCCTTGACCTCACGCATAAACTTCAACTGTTTCTCCACACGGTCCAGCAGCATCACATCATCTGAACTGAGCCAGACAAAGTATTCCCCTGTCGCCTGTTTGATGCCCTCATTCAATGCCGTTGCGGTACCACCGTTTTCTTTGCGGATATAATGGATAGAATCCATGAATGGCTCTAGTCGCTCCACGTGCTCGGTTGACCCATCATCCACCACGATCAC of Paenibacillus sp. FSL R5-0517 contains these proteins:
- a CDS encoding glycosyltransferase, with the translated sequence MEPKVSIVIPFYNCAYIEQAVHSATHQTYPHIEVIVVDDGSTEHVERLEPFMDSIHYIRKENGGTATALNEGIKQATGEYFVWLSSDDVMLLDRVEKQLKFMREVKASFCHGAYHYVNEKSEWLDTVHPEVGSRLEMLQVLLEGCPINGCTVMLEMDAFERFGLFDTDFRYTHDYEMWLRLFPMYELFYYNEPLMCYRLHDSMGTKRHFKALVAEMERVQAKHRPILLNLLQVGGYWK